One window from the genome of Antechinus flavipes isolate AdamAnt ecotype Samford, QLD, Australia chromosome X, AdamAnt_v2, whole genome shotgun sequence encodes:
- the LOC127542331 gene encoding cytochrome c oxidase subunit 7B, mitochondrial isoform X2, whose translation MFPLFRRALSRFSVRSFQQTVERQNHQDRLPNFHDKYGTPILLSGATFCLAIWAYAATQIGIEWNLSPVGRVVPKDWRSQ comes from the exons ATGTTCCCTCTGTTTAGGAGGGCCTTGAGCCGCTTCTCGG ttcgcAGCTTTCAGCAAACTGTTGAAAGGCAGAACCATCAGGACAGGCTGCCTAATTTTCATGATAAGTATGGCACCCCAATATTGCTAAGTGGAGCCACTTTCTGTCTTGCCATTTGGGCATAC GCGGCAACACAGATTGGAATCGAATGGAACCTGTCCCCTGTTGGCAGAGTCGTCCCAAAAGACTGGAGAAGCCAGTAA
- the LOC127542331 gene encoding cytochrome c oxidase subunit 7B, mitochondrial isoform X1 has translation MFPLFRRALSRFSDGETEAQRGEVPKDLTQHNSQASASLPLTSRVRSFQQTVERQNHQDRLPNFHDKYGTPILLSGATFCLAIWAYAATQIGIEWNLSPVGRVVPKDWRSQ, from the exons ATGTTCCCTCTGTTTAGGAGGGCCTTGAGCCGCTTCTCGG atggggaaacagaggcccagagaggggaGGTCCCCAAGGACCTCACACAGCACAACTCCCAGGCCAGTGCCTCGCTGCCACTAACCTCAAGAG ttcgcAGCTTTCAGCAAACTGTTGAAAGGCAGAACCATCAGGACAGGCTGCCTAATTTTCATGATAAGTATGGCACCCCAATATTGCTAAGTGGAGCCACTTTCTGTCTTGCCATTTGGGCATAC GCGGCAACACAGATTGGAATCGAATGGAACCTGTCCCCTGTTGGCAGAGTCGTCCCAAAAGACTGGAGAAGCCAGTAA